The Anaeromyxobacter sp. sequence GCCTTCGCCGCGGCGAAGGCCAGCGCCAGCTCGGCCGGCGTGAAGCGGTGGTGGTCGGGGTGGCGCCGCTCGGCCGCCACGGTGGCGCCCAGCCCCTCCACGGTGCGCCGGAAGGCGCCCGGGCGGGCCAGGCCGGAGAGCAGCAGCACCCGCCGGCCCCGCAGCGCCGCCAGGCCCAGGGAGCGCGCCAGGGCGCCGTCCACCACGTCGATGGGCTGGTGGCGCGACTCCACCGGCGCCCGGCCGGTGGCGGCGCGGGCCAGGTCGCGCCAGCGGTCCAGCAGCGCCGGCTCGGCCTGGTCCACCCGCGAGAGCCAGACCAGGCCGGCCCGCCCCAGGGCCGAGCGTGGCTCGCGGTTGGGCCCGGCCGGCAGGAGCAGGCCGTTGCCCACCGGGTTGGCGGCGTCCAGCACCACCACGTCGAGGTCCCGGGCCAGGGCGCGGTGCTGGAACCCGTCGTCGAGCAGCAGGGCGTCGGCCCCCAGCGCCGCCACGGCCCGGCCGGCCAGGGCGGCGCGCGCCGGGCCGCACAGCACCCGCAGTCCGGGCAGGCGCCGCGCCAGCAGCACCGGCTCGTCGCCGCCCTCGGCGGCGCCCAGGAGCACCGCCCGCCCGTCGGCCACCACCCGCAGGTCCGTGCGGGTGGCGCCGTAGCCGCGCGACAGGACCGCCACGGCGCGGCCGCGCGCCACCAGCCGGGCCGCGATGGCCAGCGTCACCGGGGTCTTGCCGGCTCCGCCCACCGCCAGGTTGCCCACCGAGATCACCGGCGCCGCCGCCCGCGCCGCCGGGAGCCAGCCGCGCCGGTAGGCCAGGCCGCGCAGCGCCACCACCAGGCCGAAGAGCAGCGCGGCCAGCCCGAGGGGCGCGGCCAGCAGCCAGGCCAGCGGGCCCCGCCGCGGCGACCACCAGGCCTGCTCCAGCAGGCTCACCGCAGCAGCTCCCGGGCGGCCGCCAGCACGGCGTCCTCGCCCAGGTCGGCCAGGCAGCGGTGGTGGCCGAGCGGGCAGCGCTCGCCGCCGTGGTTGGAGCAGGGCTGGCAGGCCAGGCCGAGCGAGAGGGCGCGGCCGGGCGGCGGCGGGCCCCAGCGCACCGCCGAGGTCGGGCCGAAGAGCGCCAGCGCCGGGACCCCCAGCGCGCCGGCCAGGTGGACCGGGCCCGAGTCGCAGGCCACCAGCAGCCGCACCTCGGCCAGCGCGGCGGCCATCCCCTCCACCCGCAGCGGCGTGAGGTCGGCGGCCAGGGGGACGCGGCAGGCGGCGCGGAAGGCGGCCACCGCCGCGGCGTCGCCCGGGCCGGCGCACAGCACCAGCCCGAAGCCGTCGGCGTGCAGGCCCTCGGCCACCCGGGCGAACCGCTCGGGCGCCCAGCGCTTGGTGGCCCAGGTGGCGCCAGGCGCCAGCGCCACCAGCGGGCGCGGCGCCCCGGCCAGGAGCTCGGCCGCCTGCGCCCGGGCCCGCGCCGGGAGGTTGATGCGCAGCGGGCCGGGGGGGCCGGCGCCGAGCGGCGCCAGCACCTCGGCGTAGAGGCGGGTGGCGTGGGCCCGGGTGACCGGGCGGTCGCGCCCCAGGAGCGCCAGCAGCGCCTGGCCCGCGCTGCGGCGGTGGTAGAAGAGCCGCCGCGGCGCCGCCGCCAGGGCCAGCCAGGCGCTCTTCACCTTCTCCTGCAGGTCGATGGCCAGGTCGAAGCGACCGCGCAGGCGAGCCCGCAGCGCCGCCGGGCCGTCCTCCCCGGCCTTGCCGAGCCGGTGCACGGCGGCCAGCTCCGGCAGCCCCTCCAGGAGCGGCGCGTAGGCCGGCGCGGTGACCCACTCGATGGTGGCCCCCGGGAAGCGCGCCCGCAGCGGCCCGAGCACGCTGGTGGCCAGCACCACGTCGCCCAGCGCGGAGTACCGGATGACCAGGATGCGCTCGGCCTTCACGTCGGCGCCTTCCCGCGCGGCAGCACCGCCAGCATGTGGTCGACGTTGCGGGCGCTGGCCCCGCGGATGGCCGAGACGGCCCGCCGCGCCAGGGTGCCGAGCTCCTCGAGCTGGTCCGGGCGGGACAGCAGGTCGTCGGCCACCCGCAGCAGCTGCTCCGGCGTGCCCACCTGGATGCCACCGCGCCCCTGCAGCACCTGCACCGAGTCCTTGAAGTTCTCCATGTGCGGGCCGAACAGGACCGGCTTGCCCTGGGCGGCCGGCTCCAGCAGGTTCTGCCCGCCGCGGGTCACGAAGCTGCCGCCCACGAACACCAGGGTGGCCAGCCGGTAGGCCACCGCCAGCTCGCCGATGGTGTCCAGGATGGTCACCGCGGCGTGCCCGGCCGCCGCGCCCCCGCTGCGCAGCCGCACGTCCAGGCCGGCCTCCACCGCCAGCGCCATGATGCGCCCGGCCCGCTCCACGTAGCGCGGGGCCACCACCAGCTGCAGCCCGGGGTGCCGCCTGGCCAGGGTGGAATAGACCGCCAGCACCAGCTCCTCCTCGCCCTCGTGGGTGGAGCCCGCCATGAAGACCGGCGAGACCGGCGAGAGGCCCATCTCGACCCGCAGGGCGTCCTCCCGACCGGCCACCCCGTCCAGCACCAGCGCGTCGAACTTGGTGTTGCCGGTGGCCCAGACGCGGTCCGGCGGGGCGCCCAGCGCCAGGGCCCGCCCCGCCTCCTCGTCGGAGCGCATCAGGAAGCAGTCGATGGACCGCAGCGGGTTGCCGATGGCGGCGAACAGGGCGCGGTAGCGCGAGAGCTTGGCGGGGTTGAACCGGCCGTTGGTGAGCGCGATGCGGGCCCCGGCCCGGCGGGCCGCGCGGATCAGCCCGGGCCAGATCTCGGTGTACTCCAGCACCAGCAGGTCGGGCCGGAGCGCCCGCATGGCCCGGGCGGTGGCGCCCGGCAGGTCGTAGGGCGCGTAGACCACCACGTCGGCCTCGCCCAGCTTCTGGCGGGCCATCTCCAGGCCGCTGTTGGTGATGGTGGAGACGATGACGCAGCAGCCGGGGTGGCGCGCCTTGAGCTCCTTCATCATGGGCTGCAGCGAGAGCAGGTCGCCGGCGCTGGCGCCGTGCAGCCAGATGCGCGGGCTGCCCCGCCCCAGGTCGCGGCCCGCGCCGTACAGGCCGAGCCGCTCGCCGAAGCCGTGGCGCAGCTTGCGGTGCGTCAGCAGCACCGGCAGGCCGACGAGGAAGAGCAGGTAGCTCGCGAGGGCGTACAGGAGGTGCACGGGCGGGCCGAGTCCTAGCCGAACCGGGGCGGTGGGGTGAAGCGCCGGGTGATCACGCCGGCCCCGCCGCGGCCGCCGGGCCGGTGGTGCGCCCGCCCTCGTAGATGGCGTGCAGGCGGGCGTACTCGCCGCCCTGCGCCAGCAGCGCCTCGTGCCGGCCCTCCTCGACCACCCGCCCCTGCGCCA is a genomic window containing:
- the lpxK gene encoding tetraacyldisaccharide 4'-kinase, producing the protein MSLLEQAWWSPRRGPLAWLLAAPLGLAALLFGLVVALRGLAYRRGWLPAARAAAPVISVGNLAVGGAGKTPVTLAIAARLVARGRAVAVLSRGYGATRTDLRVVADGRAVLLGAAEGGDEPVLLARRLPGLRVLCGPARAALAGRAVAALGADALLLDDGFQHRALARDLDVVVLDAANPVGNGLLLPAGPNREPRSALGRAGLVWLSRVDQAEPALLDRWRDLARAATGRAPVESRHQPIDVVDGALARSLGLAALRGRRVLLLSGLARPGAFRRTVEGLGATVAAERRHPDHHRFTPAELALAFAAAKAAGCDLVVTTEKDAVRLDPAQAADPRLVVVRIEAAITAGAEALDAALDAALRAGDARRRIPAP
- a CDS encoding glycosyltransferase family 9 protein — translated: MKAERILVIRYSALGDVVLATSVLGPLRARFPGATIEWVTAPAYAPLLEGLPELAAVHRLGKAGEDGPAALRARLRGRFDLAIDLQEKVKSAWLALAAAPRRLFYHRRSAGQALLALLGRDRPVTRAHATRLYAEVLAPLGAGPPGPLRINLPARARAQAAELLAGAPRPLVALAPGATWATKRWAPERFARVAEGLHADGFGLVLCAGPGDAAAVAAFRAACRVPLAADLTPLRVEGMAAALAEVRLLVACDSGPVHLAGALGVPALALFGPTSAVRWGPPPPGRALSLGLACQPCSNHGGERCPLGHHRCLADLGEDAVLAAARELLR
- a CDS encoding 3-deoxy-D-manno-octulosonic acid transferase, producing MHLLYALASYLLFLVGLPVLLTHRKLRHGFGERLGLYGAGRDLGRGSPRIWLHGASAGDLLSLQPMMKELKARHPGCCVIVSTITNSGLEMARQKLGEADVVVYAPYDLPGATARAMRALRPDLLVLEYTEIWPGLIRAARRAGARIALTNGRFNPAKLSRYRALFAAIGNPLRSIDCFLMRSDEEAGRALALGAPPDRVWATGNTKFDALVLDGVAGREDALRVEMGLSPVSPVFMAGSTHEGEEELVLAVYSTLARRHPGLQLVVAPRYVERAGRIMALAVEAGLDVRLRSGGAAAGHAAVTILDTIGELAVAYRLATLVFVGGSFVTRGGQNLLEPAAQGKPVLFGPHMENFKDSVQVLQGRGGIQVGTPEQLLRVADDLLSRPDQLEELGTLARRAVSAIRGASARNVDHMLAVLPRGKAPT